A single Parabacteroides timonensis DNA region contains:
- a CDS encoding DUF2442 domain-containing protein, translated as MWKEVMQAKYLDGYRILVTFNDGIRKVVDFTSLINTYPVFKPLKEMALFKSFSVTDTLEWKDGVIDIAPEYLYENGVLA; from the coding sequence ATGTGGAAAGAAGTAATGCAAGCAAAGTATTTGGATGGTTATCGCATCTTGGTGACATTCAATGACGGTATTCGTAAGGTGGTAGACTTCACGTCCTTGATAAATACTTATCCCGTATTTAAGCCTTTAAAGGAGATGGCTCTATTTAAAAGTTTTTCTGTTACGGATACATTGGAGTGGAAAGATGGTGTGATTGATATTGCACCCGAATATCTGTATGAAAACGGTGTTTTGGCATAA
- a CDS encoding sensor histidine kinase, which produces MKIRTKLAIRYTAVTATVFLFLMGMIWFLSESNRKSVFYRDLKKEGITKANLFLQHKVDAATMQSIYMNNREFIDEVEVAVYDPSFNLLYHDAKEIDRVKETPEMIRRIVEKKSIEFFEGDYQVVGLLYPFEGKDYVITAAAFDGYGYAKLDALRNILLILWGVGLAVLAVVGYFLSRSALSPVSNIVRKVEKITASNLDERVPVADEKDELGELAVTFNHTLDRLEQSFDAQKMFVSNVSHELRTPMAALIGGLEVTLLKERSGEAYRKAVEEALTDADKVVKLSEGLLNLARASYQPEQISMEEVRLDELLLDARGLVLKANKEYKVNLLFEEETDDDDMITVSGNAYLLKTAFVNLMENNCKFSDDKTSSVQISFYEEKSILRFSDSGIGIPTEDMEHLFTAFHRGSNRNYAVGNGIGMALVQKIVFLHKGNIYVHSYPGEGTVFVVEFLHI; this is translated from the coding sequence ATGAAAATCAGGACTAAACTGGCGATCCGTTATACGGCAGTCACAGCTACTGTCTTCCTGTTCCTGATGGGAATGATCTGGTTCTTGTCGGAAAGTAACCGGAAAAGTGTTTTCTATCGTGACCTGAAAAAGGAGGGGATTACGAAAGCAAATCTATTCCTGCAACATAAGGTCGATGCCGCTACTATGCAATCTATTTACATGAATAACCGGGAGTTTATCGATGAGGTGGAGGTGGCTGTCTATGATCCGTCGTTCAATCTGCTTTATCATGATGCCAAAGAGATAGATCGGGTGAAAGAAACTCCGGAAATGATTCGGCGTATTGTCGAAAAGAAATCCATCGAATTCTTTGAAGGAGATTATCAGGTGGTCGGACTTTTGTATCCGTTTGAGGGGAAAGACTATGTTATCACGGCTGCTGCATTTGACGGTTATGGCTATGCGAAGCTCGATGCTTTACGGAATATCCTGCTGATATTATGGGGTGTCGGGTTGGCGGTACTGGCTGTTGTGGGGTATTTTCTGTCGCGAAGTGCTTTGTCGCCTGTCTCGAATATTGTCAGGAAGGTGGAGAAGATAACGGCATCCAATCTGGACGAAAGAGTTCCGGTAGCGGACGAAAAAGACGAGTTGGGAGAGTTGGCTGTGACCTTCAACCATACGCTCGACCGATTGGAGCAGTCGTTCGATGCGCAGAAAATGTTTGTCAGTAATGTTTCTCACGAACTTCGTACACCTATGGCTGCCTTGATCGGTGGTCTGGAGGTTACGCTTCTCAAGGAGCGTTCCGGTGAAGCCTATCGGAAAGCGGTGGAAGAGGCTTTGACGGATGCGGATAAGGTGGTGAAATTATCTGAGGGCTTGCTTAACTTGGCTCGTGCCAGTTATCAGCCGGAGCAGATCAGTATGGAAGAGGTACGCCTGGATGAGCTGTTACTTGATGCCCGCGGACTGGTTCTGAAAGCCAATAAGGAGTATAAGGTCAATTTGCTTTTTGAAGAAGAGACCGACGACGATGACATGATTACCGTTTCCGGGAATGCTTATCTTTTGAAAACTGCCTTTGTCAACCTGATGGAGAATAACTGTAAATTCTCTGACGATAAAACTTCCTCGGTGCAGATATCTTTCTATGAAGAAAAATCCATCCTTCGCTTTTCCGATTCAGGCATCGGAATCCCCACAGAGGACATGGAACATCTCTTTACCGCCTTTCACCGTGGCAGTAACCGTAACTATGCAGTCGGCAATGGAATAGGGATGGCGTTGGTTCAAAAGATCGTTTTCCTCCACAAAGGAAATATCTATGTTCATTCTTATCCGGGTGAAGGGACTGTGTTTGTGGTGGAGTTTCTGCATATATAA
- a CDS encoding SDR family NAD(P)-dependent oxidoreductase, which produces MVKRIVIIGATSGIGYEVAKIYRQLGWRIGVAGRRIERLEAFREQAPEQIEIQQLDVTEVDAVEKLHQLIDKLGGMDLFLLSTGIGSQNRMLNPDIELATVNTNAIGFTRMVTAAYHYFQEQGAGHLAVISSIAGTKGLGAAPAYSATKRFQNTYIDALAQLARMEKLPIHFTDIRPGFVKTDLLKNDKYPLLMRPERVAQQIVRALSRKKRTVIIDWRYITLVFFWKLIPSYVWERLSIHN; this is translated from the coding sequence ATGGTCAAGAGGATTGTTATCATCGGAGCGACGTCAGGTATCGGTTATGAAGTTGCAAAAATATACCGTCAGTTGGGTTGGCGTATCGGAGTGGCAGGACGCCGTATCGAACGACTCGAAGCATTCAGAGAACAGGCTCCTGAACAGATAGAGATACAACAACTTGATGTTACCGAGGTCGATGCAGTAGAAAAACTTCATCAACTGATCGACAAGTTGGGAGGCATGGATCTATTCCTACTTAGTACAGGTATCGGCAGCCAGAACCGGATGTTAAATCCAGACATAGAACTGGCAACCGTGAATACCAATGCTATCGGCTTTACCCGCATGGTAACAGCCGCCTACCATTATTTTCAGGAACAAGGGGCAGGACATCTGGCTGTCATCAGTTCCATAGCCGGAACAAAAGGCTTGGGAGCCGCTCCTGCCTATTCAGCCACCAAAAGATTTCAGAATACCTACATCGACGCTCTGGCCCAATTGGCCAGAATGGAGAAACTACCTATCCATTTTACCGATATCCGTCCCGGCTTCGTAAAAACAGACTTATTGAAAAATGATAAATATCCTCTTTTGATGCGTCCTGAACGAGTTGCCCAACAGATCGTGAGGGCGCTGAGCAGAAAAAAACGTACTGTCATCATCGACTGGCGCTATATAACTCTTGTGTTCTTCTGGAAACTGATCCCCTCCTACGTATGGGAACGGTTGTCTATCCATAATTGA
- a CDS encoding response regulator transcription factor, with protein sequence MTRILVVEDEQRVAELLKVGLEDSGYQVSVAFDGEMGLRLFRASRFDLVISDIILPKMNGFELTKEVRQLNPDIPVLMLTALGTTDDKLDGFDAGADDYMVKPFDFRELDARIRVLLKRKVVASQTTQPQELNYADLRIDLSGKSVFRDGREIKLTPKEFNLLAYMMENPERVLSRAEIADKVWNTHFDTGTNFIDVYINYLRKKVDRDFPVKLIHTKPGMGFILRTDENQD encoded by the coding sequence ATGACAAGAATACTGGTAGTAGAAGATGAACAGCGTGTAGCGGAACTCCTGAAGGTCGGTTTGGAAGATTCCGGCTATCAGGTGTCGGTGGCTTTTGATGGGGAGATGGGGTTGCGTCTTTTTCGGGCTTCGAGGTTCGATCTGGTGATCTCTGATATTATCCTACCGAAGATGAATGGCTTTGAGCTGACGAAAGAGGTGCGGCAACTGAATCCGGATATCCCCGTTCTGATGCTTACTGCTTTGGGCACAACCGACGACAAGCTGGACGGCTTCGATGCCGGGGCAGACGATTATATGGTCAAACCTTTCGATTTCCGCGAACTGGATGCCCGTATCAGGGTGCTGCTGAAAAGAAAAGTTGTCGCTTCGCAAACTACACAGCCCCAGGAGTTAAACTATGCCGATCTTCGTATCGATCTGTCCGGTAAGTCTGTCTTTCGCGATGGACGTGAGATAAAATTGACACCTAAAGAGTTTAATTTGCTGGCTTATATGATGGAGAATCCGGAGCGTGTCCTGTCGCGTGCAGAGATAGCCGATAAGGTTTGGAACACTCATTTCGATACGGGGACTAATTTTATCGATGTCTATATCAATTATCTTCGAAAGAAAGTCGACCGTGATTTTCCTGTTAAACTGATCCATACTAAGCCAGGCATGGGTTTTATACTGCGTACCGATGAAAATCAGGACTAA
- a CDS encoding ClC family H(+)/Cl(-) exchange transporter: MKVNWRILKLKLVDARLYFVSLIVGLLTGLVAVPYHYLLQLFYNYRKEFFESSPPWYLYVISFFVFWAVLIFVSKLVKRWPFISGGGIAQTRGAINGRIVYTHSLRQLLAKFVGGVLTLSSGLSMGREGPSVQMGSYIGDLVGKWGHILSGERKQLLAAGAGAGLAAAFAAPLAATTLVIESIERFDAPKTAITTILAGVVAGGIANMIFPINPYHEIQAVAPDLTFSLQIKLFLLFAVVVSIFGKFYSLLMLYVKRLYPAIKQPEYIKLLGLLIMAYTISLTLTDLTGGGEQFLMEQALGGTQNILWITGMMLLHMVFTVYSFSSGLPGGSFIPTLVTGGLLGKICALLLVQHGIIAPENVSYVMLVGMAAFLVAVVRTPITAIILITEITGHFEVFYPSIVVGGLTYYFTELLEIKPFNVMFYEEMIKNPFFQEEKRLKLDVEVMAGSYFDGKEIDTLHLPNNCIIINIHRDRKDFPPTGQTILPGDQLTLEIDAQDIEKLYEPLVSMANIY; this comes from the coding sequence ATGAAGGTAAACTGGAGGATATTAAAGCTGAAACTAGTGGATGCCAGGCTCTATTTTGTGAGTCTCATCGTAGGATTGCTTACCGGCCTGGTAGCAGTTCCTTACCATTATTTATTGCAGCTGTTCTATAACTACCGGAAAGAGTTTTTCGAGTCTTCCCCTCCCTGGTATCTGTATGTTATCTCATTTTTTGTATTCTGGGCAGTCCTTATATTTGTTTCGAAACTGGTAAAACGTTGGCCTTTCATCAGCGGCGGTGGTATCGCACAAACACGAGGGGCTATCAACGGCCGGATAGTGTATACACATTCATTACGACAATTACTCGCGAAGTTTGTAGGCGGAGTACTGACATTAAGCAGCGGTCTTTCAATGGGGCGTGAAGGGCCGTCCGTGCAAATGGGTTCCTATATAGGCGACCTGGTCGGTAAATGGGGACATATCCTGAGTGGTGAACGTAAACAATTATTGGCAGCAGGCGCCGGTGCCGGGCTGGCAGCCGCTTTTGCCGCTCCACTGGCAGCAACAACACTGGTTATCGAGTCGATCGAACGTTTCGATGCTCCCAAGACAGCTATTACTACGATCCTGGCCGGAGTAGTTGCCGGTGGAATTGCCAATATGATATTCCCGATCAATCCTTATCATGAGATACAGGCAGTAGCTCCTGACCTGACCTTCTCTTTACAGATAAAACTGTTCCTGTTGTTTGCCGTGGTCGTCTCCATTTTCGGGAAATTCTATTCACTGTTGATGCTATATGTCAAAAGACTGTATCCCGCCATAAAACAACCGGAATACATCAAATTACTTGGCTTGCTGATCATGGCATACACAATCTCCCTGACTTTGACGGATCTGACAGGTGGAGGAGAACAATTCCTGATGGAACAGGCACTCGGAGGAACACAAAACATACTTTGGATTACTGGAATGATGCTGTTGCATATGGTATTTACCGTTTATTCTTTTTCTTCAGGATTACCCGGAGGAAGTTTTATCCCAACACTTGTAACCGGTGGTTTGCTTGGAAAGATATGTGCACTCTTATTGGTACAACATGGAATTATCGCTCCCGAAAATGTCAGTTATGTAATGCTGGTCGGGATGGCCGCTTTCCTGGTGGCTGTTGTCCGTACCCCTATTACTGCTATTATCCTGATAACGGAAATCACAGGGCATTTTGAAGTATTTTACCCTTCGATCGTCGTTGGGGGACTGACTTACTACTTCACCGAGCTATTAGAGATAAAACCGTTCAATGTGATGTTTTACGAAGAGATGATCAAAAACCCTTTCTTTCAGGAAGAAAAACGGCTCAAGTTGGATGTAGAGGTCATGGCAGGTTCTTATTTCGACGGTAAAGAGATCGATACCCTGCATCTACCCAACAACTGCATCATTATAAATATCCATCGCGACCGCAAAGACTTTCCCCCTACCGGTCAAACGATCTTACCCGGCGACCAGCTAACCCTCGAAATAGATGCCCAGGATATCGAAAAACTGTATGAGCCATTAGTTAGCATGGCGAATATCTATTAA
- a CDS encoding amino acid permease, producing MGLFIKKPLGALQAEANESGSKTLKRVLGPWSLVALGVGVIIGAGLFSITGTVAAGYTGPAITLSFAIAALGCCFAGLCYAEFASMIPVAGSAYTYSYATMGELIAWIIGWDLVLEYTVAATTVSISWSRYLVVFLEGLGIHLPQTLTACPWDGGIVNIPAFLIVVLMSIFLIRGTEGSSIFNGIIVFLKVSVVLVFVALGWKYINTDNYIPYIPANTGTLGEFGFSGVLRGAAIVFFAFLGFDAVSTAAQEAKNPKRDMPIGILVSLLVCTVLYMLFAHVMTGVAHYTQFGGQEGIAPVAVAISHMGNADAAGIIQPDYPWLNKAIVLAILFGYCSVIMVTLLGQSRVFLSMSRDGLLPPFFSHINEKFRTPARSNLLFMLLVGLLAAFVPARVAGEMTSIGTLFAFTLVCAGVLVVRKTMPDVQRAFKTPFVPLIPILGIVTCLCMMLFLPADTWIRLILWMLIGLDIYACYGVKHSKLEYMQQHRKGQLSLNMIGIALSVLCVITGLWHQQTVGWDESKILLIISFVFAFTHLPFYMVRIWRNTTQA from the coding sequence ATGGGATTATTCATAAAGAAACCTCTGGGAGCTTTACAGGCTGAAGCAAATGAATCGGGAAGTAAAACATTAAAACGGGTATTGGGGCCGTGGAGTCTGGTAGCACTAGGCGTCGGCGTTATTATCGGAGCGGGATTATTCTCGATCACAGGAACCGTTGCCGCCGGATATACCGGACCGGCCATCACCTTATCGTTTGCCATTGCTGCCCTGGGTTGCTGCTTTGCCGGACTCTGTTATGCTGAGTTTGCTTCGATGATCCCGGTAGCCGGAAGTGCCTATACCTACTCGTATGCGACTATGGGCGAGTTGATCGCCTGGATTATCGGTTGGGACCTTGTACTCGAATACACCGTGGCGGCAACGACCGTCAGTATCAGTTGGAGCCGTTACCTCGTAGTCTTCCTGGAAGGGTTAGGCATTCATTTACCGCAAACACTTACTGCCTGCCCCTGGGATGGTGGCATAGTCAATATCCCGGCTTTCCTGATCGTTGTCCTGATGAGCATCTTCCTGATCCGCGGAACGGAAGGTAGCTCGATCTTCAACGGGATCATTGTATTCCTAAAGGTTTCCGTAGTATTGGTTTTCGTTGCTTTGGGTTGGAAATATATCAATACGGACAATTATATTCCTTATATCCCTGCCAATACGGGAACACTCGGTGAGTTCGGTTTCTCAGGGGTGCTTCGCGGGGCAGCCATCGTCTTCTTCGCTTTCCTCGGATTCGATGCAGTATCCACCGCAGCACAGGAAGCTAAAAACCCGAAACGCGACATGCCGATCGGTATCCTCGTCTCCCTATTGGTATGTACCGTCTTATACATGCTGTTCGCCCATGTAATGACAGGGGTGGCACATTATACTCAGTTTGGCGGACAAGAAGGAATTGCTCCCGTAGCCGTTGCTATCTCCCATATGGGGAATGCAGATGCGGCAGGTATCATCCAGCCGGATTATCCCTGGCTGAATAAAGCGATCGTTCTGGCCATTCTGTTCGGTTACTGTTCGGTCATCATGGTGACTCTGCTTGGACAAAGCCGTGTGTTCCTGAGTATGAGCCGCGACGGACTTTTACCGCCATTTTTCTCACATATCAATGAGAAATTCCGTACACCGGCACGAAGTAATCTGCTCTTTATGTTGCTGGTAGGGTTGCTGGCTGCTTTTGTTCCGGCCCGTGTAGCAGGTGAAATGACCAGTATCGGGACTTTATTTGCTTTCACACTGGTATGTGCCGGAGTATTGGTTGTAAGAAAAACAATGCCGGACGTTCAGCGAGCTTTCAAAACGCCGTTTGTTCCACTCATTCCTATTCTGGGAATCGTTACCTGCCTTTGCATGATGCTCTTTCTCCCGGCCGATACTTGGATACGTTTAATATTATGGATGTTGATCGGACTAGATATCTATGCCTGCTACGGTGTTAAACACAGCAAACTGGAATACATGCAGCAACATCGTAAAGGACAGCTTTCACTTAACATGATAGGTATCGCCCTTTCCGTCCTCTGTGTGATCACCGGACTATGGCATCAGCAGACAGTGGGATGGGATGAAAGCAAGATCTTACTGATCATTTCGTTCGTATTCGCATTCACACATTTGCCGTTTTATATGGTACGGATTTGGAGAAATACGACACAAGCATAA
- a CDS encoding peptidylprolyl isomerase, translating to MNKIYNLILVLFTALGTLHAQGEGKTITIRTNVGTMKAQLYDDVPNHVRTFINRARQGEFNGTLFTRVIKEFMIQGGAPDSKTAPPGARCGFGDSSAEILPELNSKYFHKKGALAAPRQNDDVNPQKKSDMSQFFIVQGKIYRNGELDTLELIANQNIRKKALDEFYRPEAVELKMLKQSNKREYNKRIITINAKIDSMILATPGHLIFTDEQRKAYTTTGGCHHLDGIYTIFGELTEGFDVLDVIANQPKDQYDRPKKDIRIISVTVE from the coding sequence ATGAATAAGATATATAACCTGATTTTAGTATTGTTCACTGCATTGGGTACCCTCCATGCGCAAGGTGAAGGAAAAACAATAACAATCCGAACAAATGTGGGGACGATGAAGGCCCAGCTATATGATGATGTCCCCAACCATGTCCGTACTTTCATCAACCGGGCACGACAGGGAGAGTTCAACGGTACGCTTTTTACCCGTGTTATCAAAGAATTTATGATACAGGGAGGTGCTCCCGACTCGAAAACAGCTCCTCCGGGTGCTCGTTGTGGTTTCGGCGACTCGTCGGCCGAGATACTACCAGAACTAAACAGTAAATATTTCCATAAAAAAGGCGCCTTGGCTGCTCCCCGCCAAAACGATGACGTCAATCCACAGAAGAAATCGGATATGTCGCAGTTCTTTATCGTACAGGGGAAAATATACCGCAACGGAGAGTTGGATACGCTGGAGTTGATCGCAAACCAGAATATCCGCAAAAAGGCACTCGACGAATTTTACCGTCCGGAAGCCGTAGAGCTGAAAATGCTGAAACAAAGTAACAAACGGGAATACAACAAACGTATCATCACGATCAATGCAAAGATCGATTCCATGATACTGGCCACTCCCGGACATTTGATTTTTACCGACGAACAGCGGAAAGCCTATACGACAACCGGTGGTTGTCACCACTTAGATGGCATCTATACGATTTTCGGTGAACTGACAGAAGGCTTCGATGTGTTGGATGTTATTGCCAACCAGCCGAAAGACCAATATGACCGCCCCAAAAAAGATATCAGAATTATAAGTGTAACCGTAGAATAA
- a CDS encoding ThuA domain-containing protein produces the protein MRHLFLGKLFIVLVSMLCVCSVSARKPIKTLLITGQNNHNWQVSHVVLKQILENSGRFSVDFAVSPSQGKDMSSFVLDFTPYELVVLDYNGDSWPEETNKHFLEYVQGGGGVVIYHAADNAFSKWPEFNKICALGGWENRNENAGPYVYWQDGKLVKDSSAGPGGSHGSQHEYVLNGRDKVHPIVKGLPLKWRHTKDELYDRMRGPGNIDALLYTSYSDKETGGSGREEPLIFTVDYGNARIFHTMLGHAGETVENNTAMQCTGFQVLLLRGAEWAATGKVTQKVPKDFPTETECSYRKDYKEQK, from the coding sequence ATGAGACATTTATTTTTAGGAAAGCTGTTCATTGTGTTGGTTTCCATGTTGTGTGTATGCTCGGTGTCAGCCAGGAAACCTATCAAAACTTTATTAATAACAGGGCAGAATAACCATAACTGGCAGGTCAGCCATGTGGTGTTAAAACAGATACTGGAAAATTCCGGCCGTTTCTCAGTCGATTTCGCGGTTTCTCCCTCACAGGGAAAGGACATGTCAAGTTTTGTACTCGATTTTACTCCTTATGAGTTAGTAGTACTCGATTATAATGGTGATTCCTGGCCGGAAGAAACAAACAAACATTTCCTCGAGTATGTACAAGGTGGTGGTGGTGTAGTGATCTATCATGCCGCTGATAATGCTTTTTCTAAATGGCCGGAGTTCAATAAGATCTGCGCTTTGGGAGGTTGGGAAAACCGCAATGAAAATGCCGGTCCTTATGTATACTGGCAAGATGGTAAACTGGTCAAAGACAGTTCTGCCGGTCCCGGAGGTTCACATGGCAGCCAGCATGAATATGTTTTAAACGGACGTGATAAAGTGCATCCGATCGTCAAAGGGTTACCTTTGAAATGGCGTCATACAAAGGATGAATTATATGACCGTATGCGTGGTCCGGGTAATATCGATGCTCTCCTGTACACCTCTTATTCTGATAAGGAAACAGGCGGATCAGGTCGTGAGGAACCGCTGATTTTCACTGTCGATTACGGCAACGCCCGTATCTTCCATACGATGCTCGGACATGCTGGTGAGACGGTTGAAAATAATACAGCTATGCAATGTACAGGTTTCCAGGTTTTGCTGTTGCGTGGTGCTGAATGGGCGGCCACCGGAAAGGTGACTCAGAAAGTGCCGAAAGACTTTCCTACGGAAACAGAGTGCTCTTATCGTAAAGATTATAAAGAACAGAAGTAA
- a CDS encoding putative transporter, whose translation MNWINDLLWGEGIGHSILLLSFVIAAGIQLGKIKVFGVSLGITLVLFVGIVLGHFGFTINHNVIHFFKEFGLILFVYSVGMQVGPGFFSSFKKGGITLNLLACGIVFLGVVTAIILHYTTGIPMPTMVGILSGAVTNTPGLGAAQQAYSDMYGTADNTIALGYAVAYPLGVIGIILSIMFVRYAFRVNFDKESEQLNNEDSSHANEAKPISLVVKNPAIFGKTVGELSGLLEHRDFVISRIWHDSNKQIEIASANAVLHENDKVFVITTEQDADTIKTFVGEVIDMERKQWIRMESQFINRRILVTKPELNGKRLGQLKLRQLYGINITRINRAGVDLVATPHLTLQVGDRVNVVGTETAVTNVEKVLGNSMKRLNEPNLITIFIGIALGIVLGSIPITFPGIPQPVKLGLAGGPLIVAILISRFGYKYKLITYTTQSANLMLREIGITLFLACVGISAGDGFVDTIVNNGGFAWIGYGFIITTVPLLIIGCIGRYFCKVNYFTLMGLIAGSTTDPPALAYSNATAGNDAPSVGYATVYPLTMFLRVLTAQLLILFFA comes from the coding sequence ATGAATTGGATCAATGATTTATTATGGGGAGAAGGTATTGGCCACTCCATCCTGTTGCTGTCGTTTGTGATAGCGGCCGGAATTCAATTGGGTAAAATTAAGGTGTTTGGAGTCTCTCTGGGCATCACACTGGTTTTATTTGTGGGGATTGTTCTGGGACATTTCGGTTTTACGATCAACCACAATGTAATTCACTTTTTTAAAGAGTTCGGTCTTATCCTGTTTGTTTACTCCGTGGGTATGCAGGTGGGGCCCGGTTTCTTCTCGTCATTCAAGAAGGGAGGAATAACGTTGAACTTGCTCGCTTGCGGGATTGTGTTCCTGGGAGTAGTAACTGCTATTATCCTGCATTACACAACCGGTATTCCAATGCCCACAATGGTTGGTATTTTGTCGGGAGCGGTGACGAATACACCTGGTCTGGGTGCTGCTCAACAGGCATATTCCGACATGTATGGTACGGCTGATAATACAATTGCACTGGGATATGCGGTTGCTTATCCGTTGGGTGTGATCGGTATTATTCTTTCGATTATGTTTGTTCGCTATGCATTCCGGGTGAACTTCGACAAGGAGAGTGAGCAACTGAACAATGAGGATTCTTCTCATGCCAATGAGGCTAAACCCATTTCCCTGGTGGTTAAAAATCCGGCGATATTTGGAAAAACAGTAGGGGAGTTGTCTGGTTTGCTGGAACATCGTGATTTCGTTATATCCCGTATCTGGCATGACAGCAACAAACAGATTGAAATAGCTTCTGCTAATGCGGTATTGCATGAGAACGATAAAGTTTTTGTAATTACAACCGAACAGGATGCCGATACCATCAAGACTTTTGTCGGTGAAGTGATCGATATGGAACGCAAACAGTGGATTCGTATGGAAAGCCAGTTCATCAACCGTCGTATCCTGGTTACAAAACCGGAGTTGAACGGTAAACGTCTCGGACAATTGAAGCTGCGTCAGTTATACGGTATCAATATTACCCGTATCAACCGTGCCGGTGTCGATCTGGTTGCTACTCCGCACCTGACACTGCAAGTGGGTGACCGTGTAAATGTAGTAGGTACCGAGACTGCCGTCACAAATGTAGAGAAGGTATTAGGTAACTCGATGAAACGTTTGAACGAGCCGAACCTGATCACGATCTTTATCGGTATTGCGCTGGGTATTGTGTTGGGTAGTATACCTATTACATTCCCGGGTATCCCGCAACCGGTAAAACTGGGATTGGCCGGTGGACCGCTGATCGTGGCTATCCTGATCAGTCGGTTCGGTTATAAATATAAGCTGATAACCTATACGACTCAGAGTGCAAACCTGATGTTACGTGAGATAGGTATCACGTTGTTCCTTGCCTGTGTCGGTATCAGTGCCGGTGATGGCTTTGTCGATACGATCGTCAACAACGGAGGTTTTGCCTGGATTGGTTACGGTTTCATCATAACGACGGTTCCTTTGCTGATCATCGGATGTATAGGTCGTTATTTCTGTAAGGTGAATTACTTTACATTAATGGGTCTGATTGCCGGTAGTACAACCGATCCGCCTGCACTGGCCTATTCGAATGCAACAGCCGGAAATGATGCTCCTTCCGTGGGGTATGCAACTGTCTATCCATTGACAATGTTCCTGCGTGTATTGACGGCACAGTTATTGATTTTGTTCTTTGCCTGA